TCCCAGGATGACGTCCTGCAGGTGCAGGTGCCTACCTACACGGGGGATATTCACCGTGAAGTCGACCTGATTGAGGAAATTGCCCGTATCTACGGCTACGCCAACATTGCGCCCGCCCTGCCGGCCGTGGAGGCTCTGCCGCCCCAGAAGACCCGCGAGGAGGCCCTGCTGGATATCAAGCAGACTCTGGCCGGACGCGGATACTTCGAAGCGATCAACTACTCCTTCACTTCCGCCAGCAACCTGGAGAAAGTTCTAGGGGCTGGCAAGCGCGTACACCTGCTCAATGCCATATCGGAAGAGCTGGCGGTGATGCGCACCAGCCTGATTCCCAGTCTGCTGATGAACATCAAGGGCAACCTGCACCTGGGGCAGGACAGCCTGCGCCTGCAGGAAATTTCCTATGCCGTGTGCGAAGGGCACGATGGCACCGGCGAGATTCCCCCTTCGCGCCTGTTGCTGTCTGGAGCGGTTTGCGGTGAAATGCCTAAGCAGTGGTGGACCGACTCTCCCCAACCCTTGGGGATTTTCCATGTGAAGGGTGATCTGGAGTTCCTGTGGAATCACCTGGGGCTCGCGCTTGAGGTGCGCCCCGCTTCCCGGCCCTGGCTGCACCCGGGTATCAGTGCCGATATTGTGCTTGATGGTGTGACCATCGGGTATCTGGGTGAGATCCATCCCCAGGTGCGCCAGGCACTTGATCTGGAGGCCCGGGTAACGGTCTTCGAGATAGAGATGGAGCCCGTGCTGAACAGCAGCCTGGCGCGCAGCTGGGGCTTCAGCGAAATCTCCCGCTTCCCCTCCACCTGGCGCGACCTTGCCTTTGTCGTCAATCAGGCGGTAACGACCCAGCAGGTGATTGATGCCATGCGGGGATCAGGGGCGCTGTATCTGGAGAATATTCGCCTCTTTGACGTGTATCAGCTGGATGGGGAGCGCAAATCCCTGGCATTCCACCTGGTCTTCCGCGATGCCAGTCAGACTCTCACCGATGTCATAGTTGACCAGCAAATCAAGGCAATTGTTGAAAGCGTAAGCAGGAAAACCGGCGGAACCCTGCGCTGACAGGTGAAAAACGTTGACAGCTGTTACAGTGAACGTATAAACTTTCTAAACATAGGAAAAGGGGAATTCGCCATGAGCTTAAGCCATTTGGATATGTTAAACCAGAAGGTACAAGCGCTCATTAGCCGTAACGATCACCTGGAACAGGCGGGCACGGAAATGGAGCGTAAGGTTTCAGACCTGGAGCTTGCCGTCCTGGAGAGCGAGGAGATCATCCAGCAGCTCAAAGAAGAAAATCAGAGCCTGCGTGATTCCTATGCGGCGAGAATAGAAGAGCTCACTGCGGAAATTAATACCTATAAAACCAGAGTTGAGTCTATACTGGGAACCCTGGAAAATGTTGATGTCACTCCAAGTCTGTAGGACGCGGAGTCACGCGCGAAAGATGTTCTTGGATTCTGCTGAACCGGGAAATGTCATATCAGTCGGAGTAGCTTCTTGCAAGTGACCATAAACGGACAACGCTATACCCTCAAAGGTGGGAGCAGTCGGGAGCATGTGGAGCAATTAGCCGACTATGTTGACAGGAAATTCCGGGAAGTTTCTGCCAAGGCGCCCCAGACCTCCATGGAAAAGGTGGCAGTACTGGTAGCCCTGAATATCGCTGAGGAGCTCTTCGCCTCTCAGCGGCAGGCTCAGGAGATGGAAGCCAGCACCAAGAACAAGACCTTGGATATCCTCAAGGTAATAGACGGCAAACTCAACTTGTAGAATTCCCCTGCGCTGATACGTGATGAAGTGGTGGTTTTGAGCCAATGCTAAGTGAACGGGATACCGGCCTGTGGGTGGTGTGCACGCCTCCCTTGCGGAGGAAGCCTGAAACCCTGCACTGGTAGCCCACCTGGTTAGACCAGGTTCAAATGCACCCACTCACACGACATGTGCGGGGGTTTTTTCTGTGGACTTTCGCAAAACATGAAGCAGCAAGTTCGAGACCACTGCCGTAATCTTCGCCAGTCCCTCGGCGACGAGGAACATTCACATCTTTCCCGGATAGTCTGCCAGCGGGCCATAGCCCTTCTGCGGCACTGTCTCTCCCGCAAGGTTGCCAGCTATATTCCCCTCAAGGGTGAGGTTTCCGTAGACACCCTGAACTCCTATCTCATGCAGCACAACGGTTCTTTGCTCCTGCCGCGGGTTGAGAACACGGAAGAAATGCACTTTTGCCGATTTGGCTCAGAAGACCAACTGATAAAAGGACGCTTTGGCCTGCGCCAGCCCGCCCGGAACTGCCCGGTGGACGACCAGCCCGAAGTGATGTTCGTGCCCGGCATGGCCTTTGACGAGCATCTGAACCGCATTGGGTACGGAAAAGGCTATTATGACCGCTATCTTGAGCGCACCCGCCACCACTGCCTGCTGGTGGGCCTCAGCCTGGAGCGTTATGTCTTTACCGACATTCCCGCCCATGAACATGACAAAAAGGTACATATGATAATAACAGAAACATCCATACTTGGAGGAAAGACATGGAATTCATTTTGATAGCCGCCATCGGCGGTATCGTGATAGGAGCCTTTGCCGGATTCTACTACCAGAAGAATATTACCCAGAAAAGCATGGGCGCAGCAGCCCAGACAGCGGAAGCCATCGTCAAGAACGCCAGGCAGGAAGCGGCCACGCTTCGCAAGGAAGCGGAAGTTGAGTCCAAGGAGCTGCTGATCAAGACCCGCCAGGAAGCTGAACGCGACCTGAAAGAGCGCAAGAAGGAGCTCAGCCAGATCGAGAATCGCCTGCTCAGCAAAGAAGGCAATATCGACAAAAAGCTGGACAGTCTTGACCAGAAAGAAGAGCGCCTGAACCAGAAGGAGAACGCCATCCAGGCCAGGGAGAACGACCTGGAGGAGAAATCCCGCGAACTGGAACACGGCCTGGAGCGCCAGCGCCAAGAGCTGGAGCGTATCAGTGGTCTGACCCAGGAAGCTGCCAAGCAGATGCTTATGGAACAGATGCTCCACGAAGCCCGCGTGGAATCCGCCAAGCAGGCCAAACAGATTGAAGAAGAAGCGCTGGAGGAAGCCGAGCGCAAAGCCAAGAAATACATCTCAACCGCCATTGGCCGCCTGAGCAGCGACACCGTCTCGGAAATGACCGTCAGTGTGGTGGATCTGCCCAATGACGAAATGAAGGGCCGCATTATCGGCCGCGAAGGCCGCAATATCCGCGCCCTGGAAGATGTCACCGGCATCAACCTCATCATTGACGACACTCCCGAAGCCGTCATTCTCTCCGGCTACGACGCCATCAAGCGCGAAGTGGCCCGCCTCTCCCTGGAAAAACTCATCACCGACGGCCGCATCCACCCCGCCCGCATTGAGGAAGTGGTGGAAAAGACCCGCAAGGAAGTGGACCGCACCATCAAGGAAGCCGGCGAAAGCGCCATCTTCGAACTGGGCATCAACAACATCCACCCCGAGCTGGTGCGCCTGATCGGTCGCCTGAAATACCGTACCTCCTACGGCCAGAACATCTACAAGCACTCCATTGAAGTGGCCTACATCTGTGGCATCCTGGCCGCCGAGCTGGGAGTAAACGTCCAGGTTGCCAAACGGGCCGGCCTGCTCCACGACATCGGCAAGGCAGTGGACCACGAAGTGGAAGGCTCCCACGCCATTATCGGTGCTGATCTGGCCAAGAAATACGGAGAAAAACCGGAAATCGTCAACGCCATCGGCGCCCACCACGGCGAAATGGAAATGGACTCCGTGGAAGCCGTGCTGGTACAGGCCGGTGACGCTATCAGCGCCGCCCGTCCCGGCGCCCGCCGCGAAGTGTTGGAGAATTACATCAAGCGCCTGAAAAAGCTGGAGGAAATTGCCGACTCCTTTGATGAAGTGGAAAAGGCCTTTGCCATCCAGGCAGGACGCGAAGTACGCATTATCGTAAAAAGTGAGCAGGTCAACGACTCTCAGGTCCACCTGCTCTCCAAGGATATCTCCAAGAAAATCGAGTCCGAACTCACCTACCCCGGCCAGATCAAGGTCACCGTTATCCGCGAGACCCGCGCCGTGGAATACGCCCGCTAAGAAACACACTCAGAAAAAGGGTTCATGCTACCGCATGAACCCTTTTTTTCATTCCGTCAGACCAGAAAGTCTACTCTCCCAGTCCTCCACCTGACCACTGCGCAAACGCCCCAGCGCCAGCTCACGCCACCCCTGGGGGAGCGTTTCCAGCTCCACAAACTCGGCGAGCAGCGTTGTATTGAGCATGTCATGGTAGAGCAGGGCAATAATGCGCGACAGGGGCCACTGAGGCAGAGGCCGCTCCAGCAGTTCCATGGTATCACCCGCGCTCACCGTGCCGGTGCGCAGCACCCGGTAGTACCAGCCAGTGCGCCCACTGCTCTGTACCCTGTGGGCGATGCGGGGATGCCCCAGGTGCACATTGAGTTTCCAGCAAGGCTGACGGGGCTGGGAAACCTGAACTTCCGCATCTCCCAGACGAAAGCGATCCCCAAGACAGACCGTCTCTTCGGTCAGCCCGACAGTGCTGATGTTTTCGCCGAATCCACCAGGCGCGAACTTGTGAGTGTCGGCCAGGGGAAACTCCTCCCGCCAGGCCCGATAGTGCTCCGCCGCATAGTGGTGAATGGCCTTGTCCCGGCCGCCATGGTGACGAGTATCAGCCTGCTCATCACCCTCTATGCCCAGCAGGGTTACCGTCAACGGCTCCAGGGTGGCCTGTTTGGCAATACCGCTGAATTTCCCGGCAGTGCCGATGGACTGCACCCGCCCGGTCAGAAGAGAATCAATGGCAACGATTACTGATGGCTGCATGGCTTGCTCCGATGATGGATTTGCCGTGATCCTAATGGCAACGGGCTCTTCTGACAAGAGCGTCACGGAAAATCGTGCCCGGCCCCTGCAGACACAATGCCTCAGCAGGGCATTTCGGCGTGACGCCGGGCGTAGTACCACCAGGTCATGGCAATGCAGGTGATATAGAAGGCGATGAAGCCATAGAGAGCCATTTCGGGGCCACCCGTCATACTGATGGAAGTGCCATAGCTTTTTGGAATAAAGAACCCGCCATAGGCGGCGATGGCCGAACTGAACCCCAGCACGGCAGCACCCTCCTTGTTGGCGTCCCGTACCGCCTGTTCCTGCGCCTGGGCACCTTTTCCTTCGGCTTCCCGCAAACGCTCGGTCATAAAAATGACCGGCACCATGCGGAAGGTGGAGCCATTACCGATACCCGTAGTGATAAACAGCACCATAAACATGGCCAGGAAACCCCAGAAGTTTCCACCACTGCCATTGGCAGGCAGGAAATACAGCACACCCAGTACGGCAACAGCCATGGCGATGAAGTTCCAGAAAGTAACCTTGGCGCCACCCAGCATATCCGAGAGCCAGCCACCCAGCGGCCGGATCAGGGCACCCACCAGCGGTCCTAGAAAGGCGTACTGCATGGCGTCAATACTGGGGAACTGGGTTTTGATCAGCATGGGAAAACCAGCGGCATAGCCGATGAACGAACCGAAGGTTCCCAGGTAGAGCCAGCACATCAGCCAGTTGTGTTTGCGCCGAAAGATGATGGCCTGATCGCGGAAGGACGCTTTGGCCGTGGCGATGTCATGCATGCCGAACCAGGCTGCCAGGGCGGCGATAGTAATGAAGGGAACCCAGATGAACCCGGCATTCTGCAGCCACATCTGCTTTGTGGTGCTGCCATCGGTCCAGGTGAGGGGCTCACCGCCCAGGAACCCGAAGACCCCCGCCGTGATAACCAGGGGAACCACAAACTGCACGGTGGAGACTCCCAGATTGCCAAGCCCGGCATTCAGGCCAAGGGCCGTGCCCTTCTGAGATTTGGGGAAGAAGAAGCTGATATTGGCCATACTGGAGGCAAAATTTCCGCCGCCAAAACCGCACAGCAACGCCAGGACCAGCATGACCACATAGGGAGTGCCGGTGTTCTGCACCGCAAAACCGATACCCAGGGCCGGCAGCAAAAGCGATGCGGTACTGATGGCCGTCCAGCGCCGCCCGCCAAAGATGGGCACCATAAACGAGTAAAATATCCGCAGAGTCGCACCGGAAAGACCAGGCAGTGCCGCCAGCCAGAAGAGCTGATTGGCGCTGTAGGCAAAGCCCAGATTGGGCAGATTGACGACCACGACACTCCACACCATCCACACTGCAAAGGCCAGCAGCAGATTGGGAATGGATATCCAGAGGTTGCGCTGGGCAATACGTCGACCCTGCTCTTCCCAGAAACGGGGATCTTCCGGTTCCCAGCGGGTCAGGAGGTATGCTGAAGAATGGGACTTTGACATGGTATTTCCTCCAGGAAAAGAATAAGAGGCAGAAGGCGTTGTGCAGAAGCTGTCATGGGCGATCCCTCTTCGAAAGCTCGTCCCCCCGTGCCGCAATGAGCTTGAGGTTCTTCAATCCCCGCACCTCCGTTGAGTACATCCAGACCAGCGACCAGCAGGTTGCTCCGAAGAGAAAGAGGAAGATGCTGCTGTTGATGGCCGTCAGATCCACCAGAAGCCCGAAGAGCACCGGGAAGAGAAATCCCCCCAAACCCCCGATCAGGCCCACAATGCCCGAGATAACGCCGATATTTTCGGGGTATTCGTCGCCGATGTACTTGAAGACAGAAGCCTTGCCGAAACCCCAGGCGATACCCACGATGAAGAGCAGCAAGGTGAAAACCCAGGCATTGAGACCCAGGCTGAGCGTCACCTCACCGCGCAGGGTATGAAAAGTCACCTCGTGCTGGGGATAGGAGAGCAGGAAGAGACAGATGCAGGAAGTCCACATAACCCACCAGGTGACCGTATGTGCCCCGAATCGATCGGAAAGCCAGCCGCCCAGAGCGCGGATCACCCCCGAAGGCAACACGAATATGGCGGCAATCAGCGCCGC
This portion of the Desulfurispirillum indicum S5 genome encodes:
- a CDS encoding cell division protein ZapA, with the translated sequence MTINGQRYTLKGGSSREHVEQLADYVDRKFREVSAKAPQTSMEKVAVLVALNIAEELFASQRQAQEMEASTKNKTLDILKVIDGKLNL
- the rny gene encoding ribonuclease Y; its protein translation is MEFILIAAIGGIVIGAFAGFYYQKNITQKSMGAAAQTAEAIVKNARQEAATLRKEAEVESKELLIKTRQEAERDLKERKKELSQIENRLLSKEGNIDKKLDSLDQKEERLNQKENAIQARENDLEEKSRELEHGLERQRQELERISGLTQEAAKQMLMEQMLHEARVESAKQAKQIEEEALEEAERKAKKYISTAIGRLSSDTVSEMTVSVVDLPNDEMKGRIIGREGRNIRALEDVTGINLIIDDTPEAVILSGYDAIKREVARLSLEKLITDGRIHPARIEEVVEKTRKEVDRTIKEAGESAIFELGINNIHPELVRLIGRLKYRTSYGQNIYKHSIEVAYICGILAAELGVNVQVAKRAGLLHDIGKAVDHEVEGSHAIIGADLAKKYGEKPEIVNAIGAHHGEMEMDSVEAVLVQAGDAISAARPGARREVLENYIKRLKKLEEIADSFDEVEKAFAIQAGREVRIIVKSEQVNDSQVHLLSKDISKKIESELTYPGQIKVTVIRETRAVEYAR
- a CDS encoding MOSC domain-containing protein → MQPSVIVAIDSLLTGRVQSIGTAGKFSGIAKQATLEPLTVTLLGIEGDEQADTRHHGGRDKAIHHYAAEHYRAWREEFPLADTHKFAPGGFGENISTVGLTEETVCLGDRFRLGDAEVQVSQPRQPCWKLNVHLGHPRIAHRVQSSGRTGWYYRVLRTGTVSAGDTMELLERPLPQWPLSRIIALLYHDMLNTTLLAEFVELETLPQGWRELALGRLRSGQVEDWESRLSGLTE
- a CDS encoding 5-formyltetrahydrofolate cyclo-ligase; translated protein: MKQQVRDHCRNLRQSLGDEEHSHLSRIVCQRAIALLRHCLSRKVASYIPLKGEVSVDTLNSYLMQHNGSLLLPRVENTEEMHFCRFGSEDQLIKGRFGLRQPARNCPVDDQPEVMFVPGMAFDEHLNRIGYGKGYYDRYLERTRHHCLLVGLSLERYVFTDIPAHEHDKKVHMIITETSILGGKTWNSF
- a CDS encoding NarK family nitrate/nitrite MFS transporter, giving the protein MSKSHSSAYLLTRWEPEDPRFWEEQGRRIAQRNLWISIPNLLLAFAVWMVWSVVVVNLPNLGFAYSANQLFWLAALPGLSGATLRIFYSFMVPIFGGRRWTAISTASLLLPALGIGFAVQNTGTPYVVMLVLALLCGFGGGNFASSMANISFFFPKSQKGTALGLNAGLGNLGVSTVQFVVPLVITAGVFGFLGGEPLTWTDGSTTKQMWLQNAGFIWVPFITIAALAAWFGMHDIATAKASFRDQAIIFRRKHNWLMCWLYLGTFGSFIGYAAGFPMLIKTQFPSIDAMQYAFLGPLVGALIRPLGGWLSDMLGGAKVTFWNFIAMAVAVLGVLYFLPANGSGGNFWGFLAMFMVLFITTGIGNGSTFRMVPVIFMTERLREAEGKGAQAQEQAVRDANKEGAAVLGFSSAIAAYGGFFIPKSYGTSISMTGGPEMALYGFIAFYITCIAMTWWYYARRHAEMPC